A single genomic interval of Colius striatus isolate bColStr4 chromosome 9, bColStr4.1.hap1, whole genome shotgun sequence harbors:
- the PCBP3 gene encoding poly(rC)-binding protein 3 isoform X7 yields the protein MPFSGATGPSEASLWSWRPACREMESKVSEGGLNVTLTIRLLMHGKEVGSIIGKKGETVKKMREESGARINISEGNCPERIVTITGPTDAIFKAFAMIAYKFEEDITNSMSNSTATSKPPVTLRLVVPASQCGSLIGKGGSKIKEIRESTGAQVQVAGDMLPNSTERAVTISGTPDAIIQCVKQICVVMLESPPKGATIPYRPKPASTPVIFAGGQAYTIQGQYAIPHPDQLTKLHQLAMQQTPFTPLGQTTPAFPGEKLPLHSSEEAQNLMGQSSALQTLIPTGGTPSPPDRSAAADTVPVADA from the exons GAAATGGAGTCGAAGGTTTCCGAAGGCGGTCTGAACGTCACCCTCACCATCCGGCTGCTGATGCATGGCAAG gaAGTTGGAAGCATCATTGGAAAG AAAGGAGAGACTGTGAAGAAGATGCGTGAGGAG AGTGGTGCAAGGATTAACATCTCAGAGGGGAACTGCCCCGAGCGAATTGTGACCATCACTGGCCCCACCGATGCCATCTTCAAGGCTTTTGCCATGATCGCCTACAAATTTGAGGAG GACATAACCAACTCAATGAGCAACAGCACTGCTACCAGCAAGCCTCCGGTGACGCTGAGACTGGTCGTGCCAGCCAGTCAGTGCGGCTCGCTGATTGGGAAGGGAGGCTCCAAGATCAAGGAAATCAGGGAG TCAACAGGTGCTCAGGTTCAAGTGGCGGGGGACATGCTGCCCAACTCCACGGAGCGGGCAGTGACAATCTCGGGGACACCCGACGCAATTATCCAGTGTGTCAAACAGATCTGTGTGGTGATGCTGGAG TCCCCACCAAAAGGTGCCACCATTCCCTACCGCCCAAAGCCCGCCTCCACCCCTGTCATTTTTGCAGGTGGTCAG GCCTATACAATTCAGGGACAATACGCCATTCCACACCCGGAT CAGTTGACCAAGCTCCACCAGTTGGCTATGCAGCAAACCCCCTTTACTCCCCTTGGACAGACCACCCCCGCTTTCCCTG GAGAAAAGCTGCCCTTACATTCCTCCGAAGAAGCTCAAAATCTGATGGGCCAATCATCAG CTCTCCAGACCCTGATCCCCACGGGAGGAACCCCTTCACCGCCTGACCGGAGCGCTGCAGCCGACACCGTGCCAGTGGCTGATGCTTGA
- the PCBP3 gene encoding poly(rC)-binding protein 3 isoform X5, giving the protein MPFSGATGPSEASLWSWRPACREMESKVSEGGLNVTLTIRLLMHGKEVGSIIGKKGETVKKMREESGARINISEGNCPERIVTITGPTDAIFKAFAMIAYKFEEDITNSMSNSTATSKPPVTLRLVVPASQCGSLIGKGGSKIKEIRESTGAQVQVAGDMLPNSTERAVTISGTPDAIIQCVKQICVVMLESPPKGATIPYRPKPASTPVIFAGGQAYTIQGQYAIPHPDLTKLHQLAMQQTPFTPLGQTTPAFPGLDASPPASTHELTIPNDLIGCIIGRQGTKINEIRQMSGAQIKIANATEGSSERQITITGTPANISLAQYLINARLTSEVTGMGAL; this is encoded by the exons GAAATGGAGTCGAAGGTTTCCGAAGGCGGTCTGAACGTCACCCTCACCATCCGGCTGCTGATGCATGGCAAG gaAGTTGGAAGCATCATTGGAAAG AAAGGAGAGACTGTGAAGAAGATGCGTGAGGAG AGTGGTGCAAGGATTAACATCTCAGAGGGGAACTGCCCCGAGCGAATTGTGACCATCACTGGCCCCACCGATGCCATCTTCAAGGCTTTTGCCATGATCGCCTACAAATTTGAGGAG GACATAACCAACTCAATGAGCAACAGCACTGCTACCAGCAAGCCTCCGGTGACGCTGAGACTGGTCGTGCCAGCCAGTCAGTGCGGCTCGCTGATTGGGAAGGGAGGCTCCAAGATCAAGGAAATCAGGGAG TCAACAGGTGCTCAGGTTCAAGTGGCGGGGGACATGCTGCCCAACTCCACGGAGCGGGCAGTGACAATCTCGGGGACACCCGACGCAATTATCCAGTGTGTCAAACAGATCTGTGTGGTGATGCTGGAG TCCCCACCAAAAGGTGCCACCATTCCCTACCGCCCAAAGCCCGCCTCCACCCCTGTCATTTTTGCAGGTGGTCAG GCCTATACAATTCAGGGACAATACGCCATTCCACACCCGGAT TTGACCAAGCTCCACCAGTTGGCTATGCAGCAAACCCCCTTTACTCCCCTTGGACAGACCACCCCCGCTTTCCCTG GTTTGGATGCCAGTCCCCCGGCCAGTACTCATGAACTCACCATTCCCAATGAT CTAATAGGCTGCATAATCGGACGCCAAGGGACCAAAATCAATGAAATTCGGCAGATGTCGGGAGCGCAGATCAAAATCGCCAACGCCACAGAAGGGTCATCGGAGCGCCAAATTACCATCACGGGAACCCCTGCAAACATCAGCCTCGCTCAGTACCTCATCAACGCCAG GCTGACGTCTGAGGTCACTGGAATGGGCGCACTCTAA
- the PCBP3 gene encoding poly(rC)-binding protein 3 isoform X4, translating into MPFSGATGPSEASLWSWRPACREMESKVSEGGLNVTLTIRLLMHGKEVGSIIGKKGETVKKMREESGARINISEGNCPERIVTITGPTDAIFKAFAMIAYKFEEDITNSMSNSTATSKPPVTLRLVVPASQCGSLIGKGGSKIKEIRESTGAQVQVAGDMLPNSTERAVTISGTPDAIIQCVKQICVVMLESPPKGATIPYRPKPASTPVIFAGGQAYTIQGQYAIPHPDQLTKLHQLAMQQTPFTPLGQTTPAFPGLDASPPASTHELTIPNDLIGCIIGRQGTKINEIRQMSGAQIKIANATEGSSERQITITGTPANISLAQYLINARLTSEVTGMGAL; encoded by the exons GAAATGGAGTCGAAGGTTTCCGAAGGCGGTCTGAACGTCACCCTCACCATCCGGCTGCTGATGCATGGCAAG gaAGTTGGAAGCATCATTGGAAAG AAAGGAGAGACTGTGAAGAAGATGCGTGAGGAG AGTGGTGCAAGGATTAACATCTCAGAGGGGAACTGCCCCGAGCGAATTGTGACCATCACTGGCCCCACCGATGCCATCTTCAAGGCTTTTGCCATGATCGCCTACAAATTTGAGGAG GACATAACCAACTCAATGAGCAACAGCACTGCTACCAGCAAGCCTCCGGTGACGCTGAGACTGGTCGTGCCAGCCAGTCAGTGCGGCTCGCTGATTGGGAAGGGAGGCTCCAAGATCAAGGAAATCAGGGAG TCAACAGGTGCTCAGGTTCAAGTGGCGGGGGACATGCTGCCCAACTCCACGGAGCGGGCAGTGACAATCTCGGGGACACCCGACGCAATTATCCAGTGTGTCAAACAGATCTGTGTGGTGATGCTGGAG TCCCCACCAAAAGGTGCCACCATTCCCTACCGCCCAAAGCCCGCCTCCACCCCTGTCATTTTTGCAGGTGGTCAG GCCTATACAATTCAGGGACAATACGCCATTCCACACCCGGAT CAGTTGACCAAGCTCCACCAGTTGGCTATGCAGCAAACCCCCTTTACTCCCCTTGGACAGACCACCCCCGCTTTCCCTG GTTTGGATGCCAGTCCCCCGGCCAGTACTCATGAACTCACCATTCCCAATGAT CTAATAGGCTGCATAATCGGACGCCAAGGGACCAAAATCAATGAAATTCGGCAGATGTCGGGAGCGCAGATCAAAATCGCCAACGCCACAGAAGGGTCATCGGAGCGCCAAATTACCATCACGGGAACCCCTGCAAACATCAGCCTCGCTCAGTACCTCATCAACGCCAG GCTGACGTCTGAGGTCACTGGAATGGGCGCACTCTAA
- the PCBP3 gene encoding poly(rC)-binding protein 3 isoform X3, which translates to MPFSGATGPSEASLWSWRPACREMESKVSEGGLNVTLTIRLLMHGKEVGSIIGKKGETVKKMREESGARINISEGNCPERIVTITGPTDAIFKAFAMIAYKFEEDITNSMSNSTATSKPPVTLRLVVPASQCGSLIGKGGSKIKEIRESTGAQVQVAGDMLPNSTERAVTISGTPDAIIQCVKQICVVMLESPPKGATIPYRPKPASTPVIFAGGQAYTIQGQYAIPHPDLTKLHQLAMQQTPFTPLGQTTPAFPGEKLPLHSSEEAQNLMGQSSGLDASPPASTHELTIPNDLIGCIIGRQGTKINEIRQMSGAQIKIANATEGSSERQITITGTPANISLAQYLINARLTSEVTGMGAL; encoded by the exons GAAATGGAGTCGAAGGTTTCCGAAGGCGGTCTGAACGTCACCCTCACCATCCGGCTGCTGATGCATGGCAAG gaAGTTGGAAGCATCATTGGAAAG AAAGGAGAGACTGTGAAGAAGATGCGTGAGGAG AGTGGTGCAAGGATTAACATCTCAGAGGGGAACTGCCCCGAGCGAATTGTGACCATCACTGGCCCCACCGATGCCATCTTCAAGGCTTTTGCCATGATCGCCTACAAATTTGAGGAG GACATAACCAACTCAATGAGCAACAGCACTGCTACCAGCAAGCCTCCGGTGACGCTGAGACTGGTCGTGCCAGCCAGTCAGTGCGGCTCGCTGATTGGGAAGGGAGGCTCCAAGATCAAGGAAATCAGGGAG TCAACAGGTGCTCAGGTTCAAGTGGCGGGGGACATGCTGCCCAACTCCACGGAGCGGGCAGTGACAATCTCGGGGACACCCGACGCAATTATCCAGTGTGTCAAACAGATCTGTGTGGTGATGCTGGAG TCCCCACCAAAAGGTGCCACCATTCCCTACCGCCCAAAGCCCGCCTCCACCCCTGTCATTTTTGCAGGTGGTCAG GCCTATACAATTCAGGGACAATACGCCATTCCACACCCGGAT TTGACCAAGCTCCACCAGTTGGCTATGCAGCAAACCCCCTTTACTCCCCTTGGACAGACCACCCCCGCTTTCCCTG GAGAAAAGCTGCCCTTACATTCCTCCGAAGAAGCTCAAAATCTGATGGGCCAATCATCAG GTTTGGATGCCAGTCCCCCGGCCAGTACTCATGAACTCACCATTCCCAATGAT CTAATAGGCTGCATAATCGGACGCCAAGGGACCAAAATCAATGAAATTCGGCAGATGTCGGGAGCGCAGATCAAAATCGCCAACGCCACAGAAGGGTCATCGGAGCGCCAAATTACCATCACGGGAACCCCTGCAAACATCAGCCTCGCTCAGTACCTCATCAACGCCAG GCTGACGTCTGAGGTCACTGGAATGGGCGCACTCTAA
- the PCBP3 gene encoding poly(rC)-binding protein 3 isoform X2, whose product MPFSGATGPSEASLWSWRPACREMESKVSEGGLNVTLTIRLLMHGKEVGSIIGKKGETVKKMREESGARINISEGNCPERIVTITGPTDAIFKAFAMIAYKFEEDITNSMSNSTATSKPPVTLRLVVPASQCGSLIGKGGSKIKEIRESTGAQVQVAGDMLPNSTERAVTISGTPDAIIQCVKQICVVMLESPPKGATIPYRPKPASTPVIFAGGQAYTIQGQYAIPHPDQLTKLHQLAMQQTPFTPLGQTTPAFPGEKLPLHSSEEAQNLMGQSSGLDASPPASTHELTIPNDLIGCIIGRQGTKINEIRQMSGAQIKIANATEGSSERQITITGTPANISLAQYLINARLTSEVTGMGAL is encoded by the exons GAAATGGAGTCGAAGGTTTCCGAAGGCGGTCTGAACGTCACCCTCACCATCCGGCTGCTGATGCATGGCAAG gaAGTTGGAAGCATCATTGGAAAG AAAGGAGAGACTGTGAAGAAGATGCGTGAGGAG AGTGGTGCAAGGATTAACATCTCAGAGGGGAACTGCCCCGAGCGAATTGTGACCATCACTGGCCCCACCGATGCCATCTTCAAGGCTTTTGCCATGATCGCCTACAAATTTGAGGAG GACATAACCAACTCAATGAGCAACAGCACTGCTACCAGCAAGCCTCCGGTGACGCTGAGACTGGTCGTGCCAGCCAGTCAGTGCGGCTCGCTGATTGGGAAGGGAGGCTCCAAGATCAAGGAAATCAGGGAG TCAACAGGTGCTCAGGTTCAAGTGGCGGGGGACATGCTGCCCAACTCCACGGAGCGGGCAGTGACAATCTCGGGGACACCCGACGCAATTATCCAGTGTGTCAAACAGATCTGTGTGGTGATGCTGGAG TCCCCACCAAAAGGTGCCACCATTCCCTACCGCCCAAAGCCCGCCTCCACCCCTGTCATTTTTGCAGGTGGTCAG GCCTATACAATTCAGGGACAATACGCCATTCCACACCCGGAT CAGTTGACCAAGCTCCACCAGTTGGCTATGCAGCAAACCCCCTTTACTCCCCTTGGACAGACCACCCCCGCTTTCCCTG GAGAAAAGCTGCCCTTACATTCCTCCGAAGAAGCTCAAAATCTGATGGGCCAATCATCAG GTTTGGATGCCAGTCCCCCGGCCAGTACTCATGAACTCACCATTCCCAATGAT CTAATAGGCTGCATAATCGGACGCCAAGGGACCAAAATCAATGAAATTCGGCAGATGTCGGGAGCGCAGATCAAAATCGCCAACGCCACAGAAGGGTCATCGGAGCGCCAAATTACCATCACGGGAACCCCTGCAAACATCAGCCTCGCTCAGTACCTCATCAACGCCAG GCTGACGTCTGAGGTCACTGGAATGGGCGCACTCTAA
- the PCBP3 gene encoding poly(rC)-binding protein 3 isoform X8, with protein sequence MPFSGATGPSEASLWSWRPACREMESKVSEGGLNVTLTIRLLMHGKEVGSIIGKKGETVKKMREESGARINISEGNCPERIVTITGPTDAIFKAFAMIAYKFEEDITNSMSNSTATSKPPVTLRLVVPASQCGSLIGKGGSKIKEIRESTGAQVQVAGDMLPNSTERAVTISGTPDAIIQCVKQICVVMLESPPKGATIPYRPKPASTPVIFAGGQAYTIQGQYAIPHPDQLTKLHQLAMQQTPFTPLGQTTPAFPGEKLPLHSSEEAQNLMGQSSGLDASPPASTHELTIPNDLSRP encoded by the exons GAAATGGAGTCGAAGGTTTCCGAAGGCGGTCTGAACGTCACCCTCACCATCCGGCTGCTGATGCATGGCAAG gaAGTTGGAAGCATCATTGGAAAG AAAGGAGAGACTGTGAAGAAGATGCGTGAGGAG AGTGGTGCAAGGATTAACATCTCAGAGGGGAACTGCCCCGAGCGAATTGTGACCATCACTGGCCCCACCGATGCCATCTTCAAGGCTTTTGCCATGATCGCCTACAAATTTGAGGAG GACATAACCAACTCAATGAGCAACAGCACTGCTACCAGCAAGCCTCCGGTGACGCTGAGACTGGTCGTGCCAGCCAGTCAGTGCGGCTCGCTGATTGGGAAGGGAGGCTCCAAGATCAAGGAAATCAGGGAG TCAACAGGTGCTCAGGTTCAAGTGGCGGGGGACATGCTGCCCAACTCCACGGAGCGGGCAGTGACAATCTCGGGGACACCCGACGCAATTATCCAGTGTGTCAAACAGATCTGTGTGGTGATGCTGGAG TCCCCACCAAAAGGTGCCACCATTCCCTACCGCCCAAAGCCCGCCTCCACCCCTGTCATTTTTGCAGGTGGTCAG GCCTATACAATTCAGGGACAATACGCCATTCCACACCCGGAT CAGTTGACCAAGCTCCACCAGTTGGCTATGCAGCAAACCCCCTTTACTCCCCTTGGACAGACCACCCCCGCTTTCCCTG GAGAAAAGCTGCCCTTACATTCCTCCGAAGAAGCTCAAAATCTGATGGGCCAATCATCAG GTTTGGATGCCAGTCCCCCGGCCAGTACTCATGAACTCACCATTCCCAATGAT CTCTCCAGACCCTGA
- the PCBP3 gene encoding poly(rC)-binding protein 3 isoform X10, whose product MPFSGATGPSEASLWSWRPACREMESKVSEGGLNVTLTIRLLMHGKEVGSIIGKKGETVKKMREESGARINISEGNCPERIVTITGPTDAIFKAFAMIAYKFEEDITNSMSNSTATSKPPVTLRLVVPASQCGSLIGKGGSKIKEIRESTGAQVQVAGDMLPNSTERAVTISGTPDAIIQCVKQICVVMLESPPKGATIPYRPKPASTPVIFAGGQAYTIQGQYAIPHPDQLTKLHQLAMQQTPFTPLGQTTPAFPGLDASPPASTHELTIPNDLSRP is encoded by the exons GAAATGGAGTCGAAGGTTTCCGAAGGCGGTCTGAACGTCACCCTCACCATCCGGCTGCTGATGCATGGCAAG gaAGTTGGAAGCATCATTGGAAAG AAAGGAGAGACTGTGAAGAAGATGCGTGAGGAG AGTGGTGCAAGGATTAACATCTCAGAGGGGAACTGCCCCGAGCGAATTGTGACCATCACTGGCCCCACCGATGCCATCTTCAAGGCTTTTGCCATGATCGCCTACAAATTTGAGGAG GACATAACCAACTCAATGAGCAACAGCACTGCTACCAGCAAGCCTCCGGTGACGCTGAGACTGGTCGTGCCAGCCAGTCAGTGCGGCTCGCTGATTGGGAAGGGAGGCTCCAAGATCAAGGAAATCAGGGAG TCAACAGGTGCTCAGGTTCAAGTGGCGGGGGACATGCTGCCCAACTCCACGGAGCGGGCAGTGACAATCTCGGGGACACCCGACGCAATTATCCAGTGTGTCAAACAGATCTGTGTGGTGATGCTGGAG TCCCCACCAAAAGGTGCCACCATTCCCTACCGCCCAAAGCCCGCCTCCACCCCTGTCATTTTTGCAGGTGGTCAG GCCTATACAATTCAGGGACAATACGCCATTCCACACCCGGAT CAGTTGACCAAGCTCCACCAGTTGGCTATGCAGCAAACCCCCTTTACTCCCCTTGGACAGACCACCCCCGCTTTCCCTG GTTTGGATGCCAGTCCCCCGGCCAGTACTCATGAACTCACCATTCCCAATGAT CTCTCCAGACCCTGA
- the PCBP3 gene encoding poly(rC)-binding protein 3 isoform X1 codes for MPFSGATGPSEASLWSWRPACREMESKVSEGGLNVTLTIRLLMHGKEVGSIIGKKGETVKKMREESGARINISEGNCPERIVTITGPTDAIFKAFAMIAYKFEEDITNSMSNSTATSKPPVTLRLVVPASQCGSLIGKGGSKIKEIRESTGAQVQVAGDMLPNSTERAVTISGTPDAIIQCVKQICVVMLESPPKGATIPYRPKPASTPVIFAGGQAYTIQGQYAIPHPDQLTKLHQLAMQQTPFTPLGQTTPAFPGEKLPLHSSEEAQNLMGQSSGLDASPPASTHELTIPNDLIGCIIGRQGTKINEIRQMSGAQIKIANATEGSSERQITITGTPANISLAQYLINASSPDPDPHGRNPFTA; via the exons GAAATGGAGTCGAAGGTTTCCGAAGGCGGTCTGAACGTCACCCTCACCATCCGGCTGCTGATGCATGGCAAG gaAGTTGGAAGCATCATTGGAAAG AAAGGAGAGACTGTGAAGAAGATGCGTGAGGAG AGTGGTGCAAGGATTAACATCTCAGAGGGGAACTGCCCCGAGCGAATTGTGACCATCACTGGCCCCACCGATGCCATCTTCAAGGCTTTTGCCATGATCGCCTACAAATTTGAGGAG GACATAACCAACTCAATGAGCAACAGCACTGCTACCAGCAAGCCTCCGGTGACGCTGAGACTGGTCGTGCCAGCCAGTCAGTGCGGCTCGCTGATTGGGAAGGGAGGCTCCAAGATCAAGGAAATCAGGGAG TCAACAGGTGCTCAGGTTCAAGTGGCGGGGGACATGCTGCCCAACTCCACGGAGCGGGCAGTGACAATCTCGGGGACACCCGACGCAATTATCCAGTGTGTCAAACAGATCTGTGTGGTGATGCTGGAG TCCCCACCAAAAGGTGCCACCATTCCCTACCGCCCAAAGCCCGCCTCCACCCCTGTCATTTTTGCAGGTGGTCAG GCCTATACAATTCAGGGACAATACGCCATTCCACACCCGGAT CAGTTGACCAAGCTCCACCAGTTGGCTATGCAGCAAACCCCCTTTACTCCCCTTGGACAGACCACCCCCGCTTTCCCTG GAGAAAAGCTGCCCTTACATTCCTCCGAAGAAGCTCAAAATCTGATGGGCCAATCATCAG GTTTGGATGCCAGTCCCCCGGCCAGTACTCATGAACTCACCATTCCCAATGAT CTAATAGGCTGCATAATCGGACGCCAAGGGACCAAAATCAATGAAATTCGGCAGATGTCGGGAGCGCAGATCAAAATCGCCAACGCCACAGAAGGGTCATCGGAGCGCCAAATTACCATCACGGGAACCCCTGCAAACATCAGCCTCGCTCAGTACCTCATCAACGCCAG CTCTCCAGACCCTGATCCCCACGGGAGGAACCCCTTCACCGCCTGA
- the PCBP3 gene encoding poly(rC)-binding protein 3 isoform X9, with protein sequence MPFSGATGPSEASLWSWRPACREMESKVSEGGLNVTLTIRLLMHGKEVGSIIGKKGETVKKMREESGARINISEGNCPERIVTITGPTDAIFKAFAMIAYKFEEDITNSMSNSTATSKPPVTLRLVVPASQCGSLIGKGGSKIKEIRESTGAQVQVAGDMLPNSTERAVTISGTPDAIIQCVKQICVVMLESPPKGATIPYRPKPASTPVIFAGGQAYTIQGQYAIPHPDQLTKLHQLAMQQTPFTPLGQTTPAFPGEKLPLHSSEEAQNLMGQSSGLDASPPASTHELTIPNDADV encoded by the exons GAAATGGAGTCGAAGGTTTCCGAAGGCGGTCTGAACGTCACCCTCACCATCCGGCTGCTGATGCATGGCAAG gaAGTTGGAAGCATCATTGGAAAG AAAGGAGAGACTGTGAAGAAGATGCGTGAGGAG AGTGGTGCAAGGATTAACATCTCAGAGGGGAACTGCCCCGAGCGAATTGTGACCATCACTGGCCCCACCGATGCCATCTTCAAGGCTTTTGCCATGATCGCCTACAAATTTGAGGAG GACATAACCAACTCAATGAGCAACAGCACTGCTACCAGCAAGCCTCCGGTGACGCTGAGACTGGTCGTGCCAGCCAGTCAGTGCGGCTCGCTGATTGGGAAGGGAGGCTCCAAGATCAAGGAAATCAGGGAG TCAACAGGTGCTCAGGTTCAAGTGGCGGGGGACATGCTGCCCAACTCCACGGAGCGGGCAGTGACAATCTCGGGGACACCCGACGCAATTATCCAGTGTGTCAAACAGATCTGTGTGGTGATGCTGGAG TCCCCACCAAAAGGTGCCACCATTCCCTACCGCCCAAAGCCCGCCTCCACCCCTGTCATTTTTGCAGGTGGTCAG GCCTATACAATTCAGGGACAATACGCCATTCCACACCCGGAT CAGTTGACCAAGCTCCACCAGTTGGCTATGCAGCAAACCCCCTTTACTCCCCTTGGACAGACCACCCCCGCTTTCCCTG GAGAAAAGCTGCCCTTACATTCCTCCGAAGAAGCTCAAAATCTGATGGGCCAATCATCAG GTTTGGATGCCAGTCCCCCGGCCAGTACTCATGAACTCACCATTCCCAATGAT GCTGACGTCTGA
- the PCBP3 gene encoding poly(rC)-binding protein 3 isoform X6 translates to MPFSGATGPSEASLWSWRPACREMESKVSEGGLNVTLTIRLLMHGKEVGSIIGKKGETVKKMREESGARINISEGNCPERIVTITGPTDAIFKAFAMIAYKFEEDITNSMSNSTATSKPPVTLRLVVPASQCGSLIGKGGSKIKEIRESTGAQVQVAGDMLPNSTERAVTISGTPDAIIQCVKQICVVMLEAYTIQGQYAIPHPDLTKLHQLAMQQTPFTPLGQTTPAFPGEKLPLHSSEEAQNLMGQSSGLDASPPASTHELTIPNDLIGCIIGRQGTKINEIRQMSGAQIKIANATEGSSERQITITGTPANISLAQYLINARLTSEVTGMGAL, encoded by the exons GAAATGGAGTCGAAGGTTTCCGAAGGCGGTCTGAACGTCACCCTCACCATCCGGCTGCTGATGCATGGCAAG gaAGTTGGAAGCATCATTGGAAAG AAAGGAGAGACTGTGAAGAAGATGCGTGAGGAG AGTGGTGCAAGGATTAACATCTCAGAGGGGAACTGCCCCGAGCGAATTGTGACCATCACTGGCCCCACCGATGCCATCTTCAAGGCTTTTGCCATGATCGCCTACAAATTTGAGGAG GACATAACCAACTCAATGAGCAACAGCACTGCTACCAGCAAGCCTCCGGTGACGCTGAGACTGGTCGTGCCAGCCAGTCAGTGCGGCTCGCTGATTGGGAAGGGAGGCTCCAAGATCAAGGAAATCAGGGAG TCAACAGGTGCTCAGGTTCAAGTGGCGGGGGACATGCTGCCCAACTCCACGGAGCGGGCAGTGACAATCTCGGGGACACCCGACGCAATTATCCAGTGTGTCAAACAGATCTGTGTGGTGATGCTGGAG GCCTATACAATTCAGGGACAATACGCCATTCCACACCCGGAT TTGACCAAGCTCCACCAGTTGGCTATGCAGCAAACCCCCTTTACTCCCCTTGGACAGACCACCCCCGCTTTCCCTG GAGAAAAGCTGCCCTTACATTCCTCCGAAGAAGCTCAAAATCTGATGGGCCAATCATCAG GTTTGGATGCCAGTCCCCCGGCCAGTACTCATGAACTCACCATTCCCAATGAT CTAATAGGCTGCATAATCGGACGCCAAGGGACCAAAATCAATGAAATTCGGCAGATGTCGGGAGCGCAGATCAAAATCGCCAACGCCACAGAAGGGTCATCGGAGCGCCAAATTACCATCACGGGAACCCCTGCAAACATCAGCCTCGCTCAGTACCTCATCAACGCCAG GCTGACGTCTGAGGTCACTGGAATGGGCGCACTCTAA